A DNA window from Vespula vulgaris chromosome 18, iyVesVulg1.1, whole genome shotgun sequence contains the following coding sequences:
- the LOC127070300 gene encoding G-protein coupled receptor Mth2, which produces MKGNLEGHPFALSSSRGYLVLLLICLSAKVSRSNEYRMRKCCPPQEVFSGRSKVDCVPAPSQTMELHPLSKGANLQIHGIPKCEKPDDIATIFLNEIKPDDFLRSPACLEVLRKESSDEELPIVVHCRSNKDDTRKEATGLSFPKITTIRRCCPKDTIFDPRSRFCVPLISHINDTSYFSSEDLFFSFLPIIDSIDFLAVTRGPPECLRAIFDFPINSSDLIFEDRTFKVTPSLSQNGRRKEEIKLTEENACVELTPESTISNAKLILRLCRDEQICSEKPCIRKCCPEDRFLVSGRRECQKLYDDSITPIEFHKEILNSSIHEDFFREDYGLLIGKLCKDRGMYPVGPEENWSITPEGHIDVPDYKVYGHHEYCMDIFYNSSLYKETLYPFVCFDTAESVEPCRLRCTINSVLQLTSCAFLLTTLVVYACLPVLQNLHGKTLMCHVGSLLLALVCLVVISWVTPDTTIEESMASVSCKFLGYAMLFSFLSAFSWLNVMCFDIWWTFGGSRGNTSTRGRGHRKRFLLYCTYAWGLACLITVLGIVVDHTDFFPKHLRPTIGRASCWFTPGSNLHGELLFFIAPVTLQLLINIVFFVITSINCNKVKAEINRVIRDPSDARNKRFQADRTKLIMNVKLFVVMGISWILEIISYFLNNYAKDLQWREEFFYASDTFNCLQGLLIFILFVLKSRVYYALRRRLGFEDKKRMSSNATTAIHDTSRVKNSVSNSTLMSTFQVSLTP; this is translated from the exons ATGAAGGGAAACTTGGAAGGACATCCGTTCGCTTTGTCGTCGTCGAGAGGTTATCTGGTTCTCCTTCTGATCTGTCTATCCGCGAAGGTATCGAGGAGCAACGAGTACCGAATGAGAAAATGTTGTCCACCACAGGAAGTTTTTTCCGGCCGATCGAAGGTGGACTGCGTTCCGGCGCCGAGCCAAACGATGGAGTTGCATCCTTTGTCGAAGGGCGCCAACTTACAAATTCACGGTATTCCTAAGTGCGAAAAACCGGATGACATCGCAACGATTTTTCTCAATGAGATCAAACCGGACGATTTCCTCAGAAGTCCAGCCTGTTTGGAGGTTCTCCGAAAGGAGTCCTCCGACGAGGAGCTCCCAATCGTCGTTCATTGTCGCTCGAACAAGGACGACACGAGGAAGGAAGCAACCGGATTGTCCTTTCCAAAAATCACAACGATTCGAAGGTGTTGCCCGAAGGATACCATCTTCGATCCTCGCTCGAGATTCTGCGTGCCATTGATATCCCATATCAACGATACCTCCTACTTTTCTTCGGaggatctctttttctctttcttaccgATAATcgactcgatcgattttctagCGGTGACGAGAGGTCCACCCGAATGTCTGCGAGCCATATTCGATTTTCCTATAAACTCGAGCGATTTGATCTTCGAGGATCGAACTTTCAAA GTGACACCGTCGTTGAGCCAGAACGGACGTAGGAAAGAAGAGATCAAGTTGACGGAAGAGAACGCTTGCGTCGAGCTAACTCCGGAATCCACGATCTCGAACGCCAAGCTGATCCTACGGCTCTGCCGAGATGAACAAATTTGTTCGGAGAAGCCGTGCATCAGGAAGTGCTGTCCGGAGGACCGATTTTTGGTATCGGGAAGAAGAGAATGTCAAAAATTGTACGACGACTCGATCACACCGATCGAGTTTCACAAGGAAATTTTGAATTCGTCGATTCACGAAGATTTCTTCAGAGAAG ATTATGGTCTGCTCATTGGTAAACTGTGCAAGGACAGAGGAATGTATCCCGTGGGTCCGGAAGAAAATTGGAGCATTACCCCTGAAGGACACATCGACGTGCCCGATTACAAGGTCTACGGTCACCACGAGTACTGCATGGACATCTTTTACAACAGCTCCCTCTACAAGGAAACCCTTTATCCTTTCGTGTGTTTCGACACGGCGGAGTCCGTGGAACCGTGCCGACTACG GTGCACCATTAATAGCGTACTTCAGTTGACCAGCTGCGCATTTTTGCTGACAACGTTGGTGGTCTACGCATGCCTACCCGTTCTCCAGAATCTCCATGGCAAGACTCTCATGTGCCATGTCGGCAGCCTCCTTTTGGCTTTGGTTTGTCTGGTTGTGATCTCCTGGGTGACTCCGGACACTACCATCGAGGAATCGATGGCCTCGGTATCATGCAAATTCTTAG GCTACGCGATGCTGTTCTCCTTCCTCTCGGCTTTCTCCTGGCTCAACGTCATGTGCTTCGACATATGGTGGACTTTCGG TGGTTCACGTGGAAACACATCGACGAGAGGAAGAGgacatagaaaaagatttctcttgTACTGCACGTACGCGTGGGGCCTCGCCTGCTTGATTACCGTCCTGGGAATCGTGGTCGATCACACCGACTTTTTTCCAAAGCATTTGCGGCCTACCATCGGACGAGCAAGCTGTTGGTTTACAC CGGGAAGTAATCTTCACGGCGAGCTCTTGTTCTTCATCGCACCGGTGACGCTTCAACTTTTGATCAACatcgtcttcttcgttatcACGTCGATAAATTGCAACAAGGTGAAGGCTGAAATAAACAGAGTGATCAGAGATCCTTCGGACGCTAGAAACAAACGATTCCAGGCCGATCGAACCAA ATTGATCATGAACGTGAAGCTGTTCGTGGTTATGGGTATATCCTGGATATTAGAGATCATCTCTTACTTTCTTAACAATTACGCCAAGGATTTGCAATGGCGCGAAGAATTCTTTTACGCGTCGGACACCTTCAATTGCCTTCAGGGACTATTGATCTTCATTCTCTTCGTTCTAAAGAGCCGCGTGTACTATGCGCTACGAAGAAGATTGGGGTTTGAAGACAAGAAACGGATGTCGAGCAACGCGACGACCGCCATACACGACACTTCCAGGGTGAAAAACAGCGTTAGCAACAGCACGCTTATGTCTACGTTTCAAGTGAGCTTGACGCCGTGA